The proteins below are encoded in one region of Pontibacter deserti:
- the pnp gene encoding polyribonucleotide nucleotidyltransferase, protein MSQNAITKTIFLPDGREITIETGKLAKQADGSVVVKMGNTMLLAAIVSNKEAREGVDFLPLSVDYQEKFASSGKIPGGFLKREARLSDYEILVSRLVDRVLRPLFPDDYHAETQMTIHLISADTEIMPDALAALAASAALAVSDIPFNGPISEVRVARIDGQLVINPTVSDLQRADIDMMVGASMDSVVMVEGEMSEVSEAEMLEAIKFAHDAIKVHCQAQLELAEMVGKLQKREYSHETHNEELRERVRTATYDKAYAVAMRGRANKAERKEGFAAVLNEFVESLGEEHGYDMTMIKTYYHDVEKEAVRNMILDERVRLDGRRLDEIRPIWSEVNYLPATHGSAIFTRGETQSLTTVTLGTKLDEQMIDSAMVSGTNKFLLHYNFPAFSTGEVKPNRGPGRREIGHGNLALRALKKVLPADAENPYTIRIVSDILESNGSSSMATVCAGSLALMDAGVPVKGGVSGIAMGLITDEKTGKFAVLSDILGDEDHLGDMDFKVAGTKDGITACQMDIKVHGLSYDVLGQALEQARGGRLHILNEMSKTIAAANADYKPHTPRSFNMIIDKEFIGAVIGPGGKVIQQIQKDTGATIIIEEKNEKGHVNIFASNQDSMNSAVSKIKGIVAQPEIGEVYIGKVKSIQPYGAFVEFMPGKDGLLHISEIKHERVETMDGVLEVGEEIKVKLIDVDKKTGKFKLSRKAILPKPEAPQQNQ, encoded by the coding sequence ATGTCACAAAACGCGATTACAAAAACTATCTTTCTTCCGGATGGCCGGGAGATAACTATTGAAACTGGTAAATTAGCCAAACAAGCCGATGGCTCTGTTGTGGTGAAAATGGGAAACACCATGCTGCTTGCTGCTATTGTTTCCAATAAAGAGGCCCGTGAAGGCGTTGACTTCCTGCCACTTTCTGTTGACTATCAGGAGAAGTTCGCTTCATCTGGTAAAATCCCTGGAGGTTTCTTAAAAAGAGAAGCTCGTCTTTCTGACTACGAAATATTGGTTTCGCGCCTGGTAGACCGTGTGCTGCGTCCGCTGTTCCCGGATGATTATCATGCTGAAACACAAATGACGATACACCTGATCTCTGCTGATACGGAGATTATGCCTGATGCACTTGCAGCTCTGGCGGCATCTGCTGCACTGGCTGTGTCTGATATTCCTTTTAACGGACCGATCTCTGAAGTACGTGTTGCTCGTATTGATGGCCAGTTAGTTATTAACCCTACTGTTTCTGACCTGCAGCGTGCTGACATCGATATGATGGTTGGTGCTTCTATGGACAGCGTTGTGATGGTAGAAGGTGAAATGAGTGAAGTTTCAGAGGCAGAAATGCTGGAAGCTATCAAATTTGCCCACGATGCCATTAAAGTTCATTGCCAGGCACAGCTGGAGCTTGCTGAGATGGTAGGTAAACTGCAGAAACGTGAATACTCTCATGAAACGCATAATGAAGAGCTACGCGAAAGAGTACGCACTGCTACTTACGATAAAGCATATGCTGTTGCAATGCGCGGTAGAGCTAACAAAGCTGAGCGTAAAGAAGGGTTCGCAGCTGTTCTGAATGAGTTTGTGGAGTCTTTGGGTGAGGAGCATGGTTATGATATGACCATGATCAAAACCTATTACCACGATGTTGAGAAGGAGGCTGTTCGTAACATGATTCTGGATGAGCGTGTGCGTTTAGATGGCCGTAGACTAGATGAGATCCGCCCGATCTGGTCAGAGGTGAACTATCTGCCTGCTACACACGGTTCAGCGATCTTTACTCGTGGTGAGACTCAGTCTTTAACTACAGTAACCTTAGGAACAAAGCTGGACGAGCAGATGATCGACAGCGCAATGGTATCAGGTACAAATAAATTCTTATTACACTATAACTTCCCTGCATTCTCAACTGGTGAGGTGAAGCCGAACAGAGGTCCTGGCCGTCGTGAGATCGGACACGGTAACCTTGCGCTTCGTGCTCTTAAGAAGGTATTGCCAGCAGATGCAGAGAATCCATATACTATCCGTATCGTTTCCGACATCCTGGAGTCTAACGGTTCTTCATCTATGGCTACAGTTTGTGCAGGTTCACTTGCACTAATGGACGCTGGTGTACCTGTTAAAGGTGGCGTATCTGGTATCGCAATGGGCCTTATCACAGATGAGAAGACTGGCAAATTTGCAGTGCTTTCTGATATACTTGGTGATGAAGACCACCTTGGTGATATGGACTTTAAAGTAGCTGGTACTAAAGATGGTATTACTGCCTGCCAGATGGATATTAAAGTTCACGGTTTATCTTACGATGTACTTGGCCAGGCACTTGAGCAGGCAAGAGGCGGACGTTTGCATATCCTGAACGAAATGAGCAAGACTATCGCTGCTGCTAACGCAGATTACAAGCCGCATACGCCACGTTCGTTCAACATGATCATCGATAAGGAGTTTATCGGTGCTGTTATCGGACCAGGTGGTAAAGTAATTCAGCAAATTCAGAAAGATACTGGTGCTACTATCATCATCGAAGAGAAAAACGAGAAAGGTCACGTAAACATCTTCGCCAGCAACCAGGACTCAATGAACAGCGCAGTTTCTAAGATCAAAGGAATTGTTGCTCAGCCTGAAATTGGTGAAGTATACATTGGTAAAGTTAAGTCTATACAGCCTTACGGTGCCTTTGTTGAGTTTATGCCAGGTAAAGATGGCTTACTTCATATTTCTGAGATCAAGCACGAGCGTGTGGAAACTATGGACGGCGTACTGGAAGTAGGCGAGGAAATAAAAGTTAAGCTTATCGACGTAGACAAGAAGACTGGTAAGTTTAAACTGTCTCGTAAGGCTATACTTCCGAAACCGGAAGCTCCTCAGCAAAATCAGTAA
- a CDS encoding sigma-70 family RNA polymerase sigma factor, with translation MRQLKISKQITNRESQSLDKYLQEIGKVDLLTPDEEVSLAQRIKEGDQFALEKLTKANLRFVVSVAKQYQNQGLSLGDLINEGNLGLIKAAKRFDETRGFKFISYAVWWIRQSILQALAEQSRIVRLPLNRVGSLNKISKSFSELEQKFEREPSPEEIAEVLELTTAEVVDTLKISGRHVSVDAPFVQGEENRLLDVLENEDEESPDMGLMNDSLRKEVQRALSTLTKREADVITLYFGLNGEHSLTLEEIGEKFNLTRERVRQIKEKAIRRLRHTSRSKALKPYLG, from the coding sequence ATGAGACAACTCAAGATAAGCAAACAGATCACGAACCGCGAAAGCCAGTCCCTTGATAAATATTTACAGGAGATTGGTAAAGTAGATTTGCTTACACCAGACGAGGAGGTTTCGTTAGCACAGAGAATCAAAGAGGGAGATCAGTTTGCACTTGAGAAACTAACAAAGGCTAACTTACGCTTCGTGGTATCTGTAGCAAAGCAGTACCAGAACCAGGGGTTGTCTTTAGGTGACCTTATCAACGAAGGTAATCTGGGTCTGATCAAAGCAGCGAAGCGTTTCGACGAAACAAGAGGTTTTAAATTCATCTCTTATGCCGTATGGTGGATCCGTCAGTCCATTCTGCAGGCTTTGGCCGAGCAGTCGCGTATTGTGCGTTTACCATTGAACCGTGTGGGTTCACTTAACAAGATCTCTAAGTCGTTTTCAGAACTGGAGCAGAAATTCGAGCGTGAGCCTTCACCTGAAGAAATTGCTGAAGTACTGGAGCTGACAACTGCTGAAGTAGTTGATACCCTGAAGATTTCAGGCCGCCACGTATCTGTGGATGCCCCGTTTGTGCAAGGCGAAGAAAACCGTTTGCTGGATGTTCTGGAAAACGAAGACGAAGAATCACCAGACATGGGTCTTATGAATGATTCGCTTCGTAAAGAAGTACAGCGTGCACTTTCTACTTTAACCAAGCGTGAAGCTGATGTAATAACATTATACTTTGGCTTGAACGGAGAACACTCGCTTACACTGGAAGAAATAGGTGAGAAGTTTAACCTGACCCGTGAGCGTGTTCGCCAGATCAAAGAGAAAGCGATCAGAAGACTTCGCCATACATCAAGAAGCAAAGCACTGAAGCCATACTTAGGTTAA
- the trxB gene encoding thioredoxin-disulfide reductase — protein MEIERVKCLIIGSGPAGYTAAIYASRAGLKPVLYQGLQPGGQLTITNDVENYPGYPDGINGPAMMEDFRKQAERFGTDVRYGIATAVDFSGQPHKVTIDDQKVIEADTVIISTGASAKWLGLESEAKLNGNGVSACAVCDGFFYRGQEVAIVGAGDTAAEEATYLANLCKKVYMIVRREEMRASIIMQERVKKTPNIEILWNSVTDEILGDDVVTGVRVKNVLTNETKEIAVSGFFVAIGHKPNSDIFAEYLNLDENGYIRTIPGTSKTNIDGVFACGDVQDYTYRQAVTAAGSGCMAALDAERYLAANDLH, from the coding sequence ATGGAAATAGAAAGAGTTAAATGCCTTATTATCGGTTCTGGCCCTGCCGGTTATACCGCTGCTATATATGCATCCAGAGCAGGTCTTAAACCTGTTTTATATCAGGGTTTACAGCCTGGTGGTCAGCTTACCATTACCAACGATGTAGAGAATTATCCTGGCTATCCGGATGGAATAAACGGACCGGCGATGATGGAGGATTTCAGAAAGCAGGCAGAGCGATTTGGTACTGATGTGCGCTATGGTATTGCCACTGCAGTTGATTTTTCCGGGCAGCCGCATAAAGTAACAATTGACGACCAGAAAGTAATTGAAGCCGATACTGTGATCATTTCTACGGGTGCATCAGCTAAGTGGCTGGGTCTTGAATCAGAAGCTAAACTGAATGGGAACGGGGTTTCTGCATGTGCTGTATGTGATGGTTTCTTTTACCGCGGACAAGAGGTAGCTATAGTTGGTGCCGGTGATACTGCTGCTGAGGAAGCTACATACCTGGCAAACCTTTGCAAAAAAGTTTACATGATCGTGCGTCGGGAGGAAATGCGTGCCTCGATTATTATGCAGGAGAGAGTAAAGAAGACCCCAAACATTGAAATTCTGTGGAATTCTGTAACAGATGAAATCTTAGGGGATGATGTGGTTACAGGCGTGCGCGTTAAGAATGTGCTGACTAATGAAACAAAAGAGATTGCGGTAAGTGGTTTCTTTGTAGCAATAGGACATAAGCCTAATTCTGATATTTTTGCGGAGTACCTCAACCTTGATGAAAACGGTTACATTCGTACCATTCCAGGCACTTCCAAAACGAATATAGATGGTGTTTTTGCATGCGGCGATGTACAGGATTATACTTACCGTCAGGCAGTTACGGCGGCAGGTTCTGGTTGCATGGCTGCACTGGATGCAGAACGTTACCTTGCCGCAAACGATTTGCACTAA
- a CDS encoding M23 family metallopeptidase, translating to MPKFKSPLSVVLFLFCLLFLANGAVAQKKAKDLFKVKSPKIQYVRPDTTILIKYEEFDDENSDAGKSINFSPKKELSIVSEDTSELDLGEQHILEVSDEVLIDSSWIRIAGYYAIWDTRNINPYRMDARQLKDTVDVKLYDPRANRNYKMPLVSTPVTSHFGHRGYRWHYGTDIDLDTGDSIFSAFDGVVRINKWDGSGYGNYIVVRHYNGLETLYGHMSKAIAKPGQFVKAGEMIGLGGSTGRSSGPHLHYEVRYQGNPMDPENIYDFPDYLLKGQNFQITSALFNYYNKAKRSSSSSGRRSYYHTIRKGDTLSGIAKKYGVSASQVARLNGMSTRSTLRVGRKLRVR from the coding sequence ATGCCAAAGTTTAAAAGTCCCTTATCAGTTGTACTTTTTCTATTCTGCTTATTGTTCCTTGCTAATGGCGCAGTAGCACAGAAGAAAGCCAAAGACCTGTTTAAGGTAAAATCTCCTAAAATTCAGTACGTTCGGCCTGATACAACTATACTTATAAAGTATGAAGAGTTTGACGATGAGAACTCTGATGCAGGCAAGTCTATTAATTTTAGTCCTAAAAAGGAGCTATCTATAGTTAGTGAAGACACAAGCGAACTGGACCTGGGTGAGCAGCATATCCTGGAAGTATCAGACGAAGTTTTGATCGATTCATCCTGGATCAGGATTGCCGGCTATTATGCCATCTGGGATACACGGAATATCAATCCGTACCGCATGGATGCTAGGCAGCTAAAAGATACAGTAGATGTGAAATTGTATGATCCGCGCGCGAACCGTAACTATAAAATGCCATTGGTATCTACGCCTGTAACAAGTCATTTTGGTCATAGAGGTTACCGCTGGCATTACGGTACCGATATAGACCTTGACACGGGGGACAGCATTTTCTCAGCTTTTGATGGTGTGGTGCGCATAAACAAGTGGGATGGTAGCGGCTATGGTAATTACATTGTAGTGCGTCACTATAACGGCCTTGAGACACTATACGGGCACATGAGTAAAGCCATAGCTAAACCTGGCCAGTTTGTAAAAGCAGGTGAAATGATCGGTTTAGGTGGTAGTACAGGTCGTAGTTCCGGCCCACATCTTCACTACGAAGTACGTTACCAGGGTAACCCGATGGACCCTGAGAACATCTACGACTTTCCTGATTACCTCTTAAAAGGTCAGAACTTTCAGATTACTTCTGCGCTGTTTAATTATTATAACAAAGCTAAAAGAAGCTCATCCAGCAGCGGACGCAGATCATATTATCATACGATTCGTAAAGGAGATACTTTATCAGGAATTGCCAAAAAATATGGCGTATCTGCAAGCCAAGTAGCAAGACTTAATGGCATGAGTACCCGTTCCACCTTACGTGTTGGAAGAAAGTTACGTGTGAGATAA
- the bshB1 gene encoding bacillithiol biosynthesis deacetylase BshB1, with product MKLDILTFAAHPDDAELGCAGTIIAHIAAGKKVGIVDLTRGELGTRGTPETRAAEAEAASEIMGLSVRDNLDFADGFFVNDKAHQLKIIKKIRQYKPELVIMNAIHDRHPDHGRGSQVVSEACFLAGLKMIKTSGPDGEKQEAWRPKVVYHFIQDRYIKPDVIVDITPFWDKKLESIRAFKSQFFNPEDTSENTYISSPEFMEFLEARAKEYGHAIGVKYGEGFTVDRHIGVKSLFDLI from the coding sequence ATGAAATTAGATATACTTACTTTTGCCGCCCACCCAGATGATGCTGAATTAGGTTGTGCCGGTACTATCATAGCCCATATTGCTGCCGGTAAAAAAGTAGGTATTGTTGATCTTACAAGAGGGGAGCTCGGAACACGTGGCACCCCTGAAACCCGTGCTGCCGAAGCAGAAGCGGCATCTGAGATTATGGGATTATCTGTGCGGGATAATCTTGATTTTGCTGACGGTTTTTTTGTAAACGATAAAGCACATCAATTAAAGATTATAAAAAAAATACGGCAATACAAACCTGAGTTGGTTATTATGAACGCCATTCACGATCGTCACCCGGACCACGGGAGAGGATCACAGGTAGTATCTGAAGCTTGTTTTTTGGCTGGACTTAAGATGATCAAAACTTCAGGACCTGACGGAGAGAAGCAGGAGGCATGGCGTCCTAAAGTAGTGTATCATTTTATTCAGGATCGGTATATTAAGCCAGACGTGATTGTAGATATTACTCCTTTTTGGGATAAGAAACTGGAGAGTATTCGGGCCTTCAAATCCCAATTCTTTAATCCGGAAGACACCTCTGAAAACACATATATTTCCTCACCGGAGTTTATGGAGTTCCTGGAAGCAAGAGCCAAAGAATACGGGCATGCTATAGGTGTAAAATACGGGGAAGGATTTACTGTGGATCGCCACATTGGAGTTAAGAGCTTATTTGATCTGATCTAA
- the accC gene encoding acetyl-CoA carboxylase biotin carboxylase subunit, with product MRKINKILVANRGEIALRVMRTAKEMGIKTVAIYSEADRNALHVRFADEAVCVGGPKSNESYLRGDVIIDVCRQLNVDAIHPGYGFLSENAGFAKAVEEAGLIFIGPSPEAIELMGSKLAAKAAVAKYNIPMVPGTEYAITDVEEAKLIAQKIGFPILIKASAGGGGKGMRVVESVEFFEEQMQLAVSEATSAFGDGSVFIEKYIGSPRHIEIQVLGDTHGNIVHLFERECSIQRRHQKVIEEAPSAVLTPGLREEMGRCAVNVAKACDYVGAGTVEFLVDENLNFYFLEMNTRLQVEHPVTEQITGLDLVREQIQVAEGKTLAFRQEELSINGHALELRVYAEDPTNNFLPDIGKLETYKRPQGLGVRVDDGFEQGMDIPIYYDPMIAKLVTFGKDRQEAIEKMIRAIDEYQITGIETTLPFGKYVLQHEAFVSGNFDTKFIERYFTPDVLKPQASEAEEEIAVALAAMLMQKQKPKLTENGAVHNAPKTSNWRKNRT from the coding sequence ATGAGAAAAATAAATAAGATATTAGTTGCCAACCGTGGCGAAATTGCACTTCGTGTAATGCGTACCGCTAAGGAAATGGGCATTAAAACAGTTGCTATTTATAGCGAAGCTGACCGCAACGCACTGCATGTACGTTTTGCAGACGAAGCGGTTTGCGTAGGAGGACCAAAATCTAACGAATCATACCTGCGTGGTGATGTTATTATTGATGTTTGCAGGCAGTTAAACGTAGATGCTATTCACCCGGGTTACGGCTTCCTTTCTGAAAATGCTGGATTTGCCAAGGCTGTAGAAGAAGCTGGCTTAATCTTTATAGGTCCGTCGCCGGAAGCCATTGAGCTGATGGGTAGCAAACTGGCCGCCAAAGCTGCTGTTGCCAAGTATAACATCCCTATGGTGCCTGGCACCGAATATGCCATTACTGATGTAGAAGAAGCAAAGCTGATCGCACAGAAAATAGGTTTCCCTATACTTATCAAAGCCAGTGCCGGTGGTGGTGGCAAAGGTATGCGTGTGGTAGAGAGTGTAGAGTTCTTCGAAGAACAGATGCAGTTAGCTGTAAGCGAAGCTACTTCTGCATTCGGCGATGGATCCGTATTTATTGAAAAATATATCGGATCCCCTCGCCATATCGAAATTCAGGTGTTAGGTGATACACATGGGAACATTGTGCATTTATTTGAGCGTGAGTGTTCTATACAGCGTCGCCATCAGAAAGTAATTGAAGAAGCACCATCTGCTGTACTTACACCTGGACTGAGGGAAGAAATGGGCCGCTGTGCCGTGAATGTAGCGAAAGCCTGCGATTATGTAGGAGCCGGCACCGTTGAGTTCTTAGTTGATGAGAACCTGAACTTCTACTTCCTAGAGATGAACACCCGTTTACAAGTAGAACACCCGGTAACTGAACAAATTACTGGTTTAGACCTTGTACGCGAGCAAATACAGGTAGCAGAAGGGAAAACCTTAGCTTTTCGTCAGGAAGAATTAAGTATAAATGGCCACGCGTTAGAGTTGCGCGTTTATGCTGAAGACCCTACCAATAACTTCTTACCTGATATTGGAAAACTGGAAACGTATAAGCGTCCGCAAGGTTTAGGGGTACGTGTAGATGATGGCTTTGAGCAAGGTATGGATATACCCATTTACTATGATCCGATGATCGCGAAGCTGGTTACATTTGGTAAGGATCGTCAGGAAGCTATTGAGAAAATGATTCGTGCGATTGATGAATACCAGATAACAGGTATAGAAACCACGCTCCCATTTGGTAAGTATGTATTGCAGCACGAGGCCTTTGTAAGCGGTAACTTCGACACTAAATTTATTGAGCGCTACTTTACACCAGATGTTTTAAAACCACAGGCATCTGAAGCTGAAGAAGAAATAGCTGTGGCCCTCGCTGCTATGCTGATGCAGAAACAAAAGCCAAAGCTAACAGAAAATGGTGCTGTGCATAACGCACCTAAGACTTCAAACTGGAGAAAGAACAGAACCTAA
- a CDS encoding aminotransferase class I/II-fold pyridoxal phosphate-dependent enzyme: MDLFEKLKTNRGPLGSHSHYAHGYFTFPKLEGEIAPRMKFRGKDVLTWSLNNYLGLANHPEVRKADAEAAAEWGMAYPMGARIMSGNSNHHEKLEAELAEFVQKPDALLLNFGYQGVVSIIDALVDRHDVIVYDAESHACIIDGLRLHQGKRFVYAHNDMASLEKQLERATRWAENTGGAILVITEGVFGMSGNLGSLDEVVKLKEKFQFRLFVDDAHGFGTMGKTGAGTGEHLNCQDGIDVYFSTFAKSMASIGAFVAADEQVVEYLRYNMRSQIFAKSLPMPLVIGALKRLELLRTKPELKDQLWTVVNALQSGLREKGFNIGTTTSPVTPVFLNGQIPDATQLTLDLRENYNIFCSIVVYPVVPKDVIMLRLIPTAAHTLDDVKETIDAFEKIAQKLDKGLYSKSPVTA; the protein is encoded by the coding sequence GTGGATTTATTTGAAAAACTGAAGACCAACAGAGGTCCGTTAGGTAGCCACTCCCATTATGCGCATGGTTACTTTACTTTTCCTAAACTGGAAGGGGAGATCGCTCCACGCATGAAATTCAGGGGCAAGGACGTTCTAACCTGGAGCCTTAACAACTATTTAGGTCTTGCTAACCACCCGGAAGTACGTAAAGCTGATGCTGAAGCTGCTGCAGAGTGGGGTATGGCTTACCCGATGGGTGCCCGCATTATGTCTGGTAACTCTAACCACCACGAAAAATTAGAAGCAGAACTGGCCGAGTTTGTTCAGAAGCCGGATGCGTTGCTTTTAAACTTCGGTTACCAGGGTGTGGTATCTATTATTGATGCCTTAGTTGATCGCCACGATGTAATAGTTTACGATGCAGAGTCGCATGCCTGTATAATTGATGGTTTACGTCTGCACCAGGGCAAGCGCTTTGTGTATGCGCACAACGATATGGCCAGCCTTGAGAAACAGTTAGAGCGTGCTACGCGCTGGGCTGAAAATACAGGTGGTGCTATACTTGTGATTACAGAAGGTGTATTTGGTATGTCTGGTAATCTGGGCAGCCTGGATGAAGTGGTGAAGTTAAAAGAGAAGTTTCAGTTCCGTTTATTTGTAGATGATGCACACGGCTTTGGAACGATGGGTAAGACTGGTGCCGGTACTGGTGAGCACTTAAACTGCCAGGATGGTATCGATGTATACTTCTCTACGTTTGCCAAGTCAATGGCCAGCATTGGTGCCTTTGTGGCTGCTGATGAGCAGGTGGTAGAGTATCTTCGCTATAACATGCGTTCGCAAATCTTTGCTAAGTCGTTGCCAATGCCTTTGGTAATTGGTGCCCTTAAGCGTTTAGAGTTACTGCGTACCAAACCTGAGCTTAAAGATCAACTATGGACAGTAGTAAACGCACTTCAGTCTGGCTTGCGCGAAAAAGGCTTTAATATCGGTACAACAACTTCGCCTGTAACACCGGTATTCCTGAACGGCCAAATTCCTGATGCTACGCAGTTAACGCTGGACCTACGTGAAAACTATAACATCTTCTGTTCAATAGTAGTGTACCCGGTGGTACCGAAAGATGTGATCATGCTGCGTCTGATACCTACGGCTGCGCACACACTGGATGATGTAAAAGAGACGATTGATGCCTTCGAGAAAATTGCACAAAAATTGGACAAAGGCTTGTACTCTAAGTCACCGGTTACCGCTTAG
- a CDS encoding histone H1: MNNNFSKLRDLVMSLESDFEKFYDKNNAAAGTRVRKGMQDLKNMAQDIRKEVQDMKNSTADKK; this comes from the coding sequence ATGAACAACAACTTTAGCAAACTGAGAGACCTTGTTATGTCGCTTGAATCCGATTTCGAAAAGTTCTACGACAAAAACAACGCTGCTGCAGGTACACGTGTACGTAAAGGCATGCAGGATCTGAAAAACATGGCTCAGGACATCCGTAAGGAAGTTCAGGACATGAAAAACAGCACTGCTGATAAAAAATAG
- the tyrS gene encoding tyrosine--tRNA ligase: protein MNLIEELRWRGMLHDFMPGTEEQLASGMTTGYIGFDPTASSLHIGNLATIMLLVHLQRAGHKPVALVGGATGMIGDPSGKSAERNLLDENTLRANQESIKVQLEKFLDFNAGTNSAEIVNNYDWFKEFSFLGFLREVGKHLTVNYMMAKDSVKKRISADEDGDRAEGLSFTEFTYQLIQGYDFYHLYKNKGVKLQMGASDQWGNITTGTELIRRMDGGKAYALVGKLVTKSDGTKFGKSEGGNIWLDATLTSPYKFYQFWLNLSDEEAEKLIKVYTLLPQDEIERLTEEHKQAPHLRVLQKALAKEVTIRVHSEEDYLAAIEASEILFGKGDLETLKGLKEEILLSVFEGVPQIEVSKSAYAEAPGISDLLSDLTSGQIFESKGEAKRMIKNGGVSVNRQKVQNPDEPVNYELLQDKYLVVQKGKKNYYLVKVN from the coding sequence ATGAATCTGATAGAAGAATTAAGATGGAGAGGCATGCTCCATGATTTCATGCCAGGCACCGAAGAGCAATTAGCTTCTGGTATGACCACTGGTTACATTGGCTTCGATCCGACTGCCTCCTCTTTACATATTGGTAACCTGGCTACTATTATGTTGCTGGTGCACCTGCAGCGTGCTGGCCACAAGCCTGTAGCATTGGTTGGTGGAGCAACTGGTATGATCGGTGACCCATCAGGCAAGTCTGCTGAACGGAACCTACTTGATGAAAATACTTTGCGTGCCAACCAGGAAAGTATAAAAGTACAGCTGGAGAAATTCCTGGACTTTAACGCCGGAACCAACTCTGCTGAAATTGTGAACAACTACGACTGGTTTAAAGAATTCAGCTTTCTGGGCTTCCTGCGCGAGGTAGGTAAGCACCTTACGGTAAACTATATGATGGCCAAAGATTCAGTGAAAAAACGAATCAGTGCCGACGAAGATGGTGACCGTGCCGAAGGCCTATCATTTACAGAATTTACCTACCAATTGATACAGGGCTACGACTTCTATCATTTGTATAAAAACAAAGGGGTTAAACTGCAGATGGGTGCTTCCGATCAGTGGGGTAACATTACAACCGGCACTGAGCTCATCCGTCGTATGGATGGTGGCAAAGCTTATGCTTTAGTAGGAAAGCTGGTAACAAAATCGGATGGTACTAAATTCGGAAAATCTGAAGGCGGCAACATTTGGTTGGATGCTACTTTAACTTCACCATACAAATTCTACCAGTTCTGGCTTAACCTCTCTGATGAAGAAGCGGAAAAACTAATTAAGGTTTATACTTTACTTCCTCAAGATGAAATTGAACGATTGACAGAAGAGCACAAACAAGCTCCTCACCTGCGTGTTTTGCAGAAAGCCTTAGCTAAAGAAGTTACAATTCGGGTGCATTCTGAAGAAGATTATTTAGCTGCGATAGAAGCTTCAGAAATTTTATTTGGAAAAGGCGATTTAGAGACACTAAAAGGGTTAAAAGAAGAAATTCTGCTTTCTGTATTCGAGGGAGTGCCGCAGATAGAAGTTAGCAAATCTGCTTACGCTGAAGCCCCAGGCATCAGTGACCTGCTCTCTGATTTAACCAGCGGCCAGATCTTCGAATCGAAGGGTGAAGCTAAGCGCATGATCAAGAATGGTGGGGTAAGTGTAAACCGCCAGAAAGTACAGAACCCTGATGAGCCTGTAAACTATGAGCTGCTTCAGGACAAATACCTGGTTGTACAAAAAGGTAAAAAGAATTATTACCTGGTAAAGGTTAACTAG